In Mangifera indica cultivar Alphonso chromosome 1, CATAS_Mindica_2.1, whole genome shotgun sequence, a single genomic region encodes these proteins:
- the LOC123226217 gene encoding protein AGENET DOMAIN (AGD)-CONTAINING P1, with the protein MRIKRMKIKEEAQSSSSMEENISVGKYVEVCSKEDGFLGSYFVAKVVGRVGKERLKVEYTTLVSEEDENRRLREVVAVRDVRPCPPLIRVAEFHMLQKVDAYDREGWWVGRVTGRGGGDEKYYVHFDSSGDEIVYSGSLLRVHQEWDDGMWVPSVRRGLHGFS; encoded by the coding sequence ATGAGGATAAAAAGGATGAAGATTAAGGAAGAAGCTCAGAGCTCATCATCAATGGAGGAGAATATTTCTGTAGGGAAATACGTGGAAGTTTGCAGCAAAGAAGACGGGTTTCTGGGCTCTTATTTCGTAGCCAAAGTGGTGGGAAGAGTGGGGAAAGAGCGGTTGAAAGTGGAGTACACGACGCTGGTTTCGGAAGAAGACGAGAACAGGAGGCTGAGGGAAGTGGTGGCGGTGAGGGATGTGAGGCCGTGCCCGCCTCTCATTAGGGTGGCGGAATTCCACATGTTGCAGAAGGTGGACGCGTACGACAGAGAGGGGTGGTGGGTCGGAAGGGTTACCGGCAGAGGCGGTGGTGATGAAAAGTATTATGTTCACTTTGACAGTAGCGGAGACGAGATCGTTTATTCTGGTTCACTGTTGAGAGTTCATCAAGAATGGGACGATGGAATGTGGGTTCCTTCTGTGAGAAGAGGTTTGCATGGATTTtcatga
- the LOC123209377 gene encoding dol-P-Man:Man(6)GlcNAc(2)-PP-Dol alpha-1,2-mannosyltransferase, with the protein MSLTTRQRRSQPTDPPPSSSTYTKYDKLKKESEDKGLGWFLPVVALGMLRYMSATSNIIHDCDEVFNYWEPLHYLLYKSGFQTWEYSSQFALRSYLYLLFHELVGRPASWLFADEKVRVFYAVRLFLGALSVVADAVLVVAVSRKYGKRLASYALAMLCLTSGCFFASTSFLPSSFSMYAISLSSGLFLLDKPAMAVAISAVGVILGWPFSILAFLPVVLYSLIRRFKQSCLAGAVTSVAIVALSVYVDYHYYRKWTSSILNLLVYNVVGGGESHLYGTEGPLYYLRNGFNNFNFCFILALLFLAILPIARKKYAPDLLIVVSPFYIWLAFMSMQPHKEERFLYPVYPLVCVAASAVIESFPDLFQDKYNPYNNSWLVTAAKFLRPLALSLILCASHSRTFSLINGYAAPMEVYKILEHHDDADPGSVVCVGSEWHRYPSSFFIPNFVSEVRWIDDGFRGLLPLPFNSTLGGTSAAPPYFNNKNKASPEQYLHDLDACTFLVELELSRPFAYRGSDLSKWEPIAVLPYLDREMSPPLYRSFFIPYMWQQRNAFGKYKLLKRIPNA; encoded by the exons ATGTCTCTAACGACGCGGCAGAGGCGCTCACAGCCGACTGATCCCCCGCCATCATCGTCCACGTACACGAAGTACGATAAGCTGAAGAAGGAATCGGAGGATAAAGGACTCGGGTGGTTCCTTCCGGTGGTGGCTCTGGGTATGCTACGCTACATGAGCGCTACATCAAACATCATTCACGACTGTGACGAGGTTTTCAATTACTGGGAGCCGCTTCACTACTTGCTTTACAAATCCGGCTTCCAAACGTGGGAGTACAG TTCTCAGTTTGCTCTTCGATCATATTTATACCTTCTTTTTCATGAATTAGTGGGCCGACCGGCCTCCTGGTTGTTTGCTGATGAGAaa GTGAGAGTATTCTATGCAGTGAGGCTCTTTCTTGGTGCCCTTTCTGTTGTTGCAGATGCTGTTCTTGTGGTAGCAGTTTCGAGGAAGTATGGAAAACGTCTGGCCTCATATGCTCTTGCGATGCTGTGCTTAACCAGTGGTTGCTTCTTTGCTAGCACTA GTTTCCTCCCTAGCTCATTCTCAATGTATGCCATTAGTCTTTCATCTGGATTATTTCTTCTAGACAAACCTGCAATGGCTGTTGCAATATCAGCTGTTGGAGTAATCCTTGGTTGGCCATTCTCAATTTTGGCTTTTCTGCCAGTTGTATTATACTCTTTAATTAGAAGATTCAAGCAATCATGTCTTGCCGGTGCTGTCACCTCTGTTGCCATTGTT GCACTTTCGGTGTATGTTGACTACCATTACTACAGAAAATGGACATCATCTATACTGAATTTGCTGGTATATAATGTCGTAGGAGGTGGTGAGAGCCATTTATATGGAACTGAAGGGCCTCTCTATTATTTGAGAAATGggtttaataattttaacttttgttttattcttGCTTTGCTTTTCCTGGCAATTTTGCCGATCGCAAGGAAAAAGTATGCCCCAGATCTGCTGATTGTGGTCTCACCTTTTTATATTTGGTTGGCATTTATGTCAATGCAACCACACAAGGAAGAAAG GTTCCTTTATCCAGTATACCCACTTGTTTGTGTTGCTGCTTCAGCTGTCATTGAGAGCTTTCCTGATCTCTTCCAAGACAAGTATAATCCTTATAATAATTCTTGGCTAGTTACG GCAGCAAAATTTCTTAGGCCTTTGGCTCTTAGTCTCATATTATGTGCCTCCCACTCCCGTACATTTTCACTGATTAATGGTTATGCTGCTCCAATGGAGGTATACAAGATTTTGGAGCACCATGATGATGCAGACCCAG GTTCTGTAGTTTGTGTTGGAAGTGAATGGCACCGTTatccttcttcatttttcattCCTAATTTTGTTAGTGAAGTTCGATGGATTGATGATGGATTCCGAGGGCTACTTCCACTCCCTTTCAACTCTACCTTGGGTGGGACTTCTGCAGCACCACcatattttaacaataagaACAAGGCATCACCTGAGCAATAT CTCCATGATCTTGATGCGTGTACTTTCCTTGTTGAGCTGGAGCTTAGTCGACCTTTTGCATATCGTGGTAGTGACTTGTCAAAATGGGAG CCAATTGCAGTACTGCCGTACCTGGACAGGGAGATGTCACCTCCCTTATATCGATCATTTTTCATACCATATATGTGGCAGCAGAGGAATGCTTTTGGCAAGTATAAGCTGCTTAAACGAATACCCAATGCTTAA
- the LOC123230086 gene encoding ubiquitin-conjugating enzyme E2 35-like isoform X2, producing the protein MASSNLPRRIIKETQRLLSEPAPGISASPSEDNMRYFNVMILGPTQSPYEGGVFKLELFLPEEYPMAAPKVRFLTKIYHPNIDKLGRICLDILKDKWSPALQIRTVLLSIQALLSAPNPDDPLSENIAKHWKTNEAEAVETAKEWTRLYASGA; encoded by the exons ATGGCTAGCAGTAATCTCCCCCGACGAATCATCAAG GAAACTCAGCGTCTCCTTAGTGAACCAG CTCCCGGGATAAGTGCTTCACCGTCCGAGGATAATATGCGTTACTTCAATGTGATGATTCTTGGACCAACCCAATCCCCTTATGAAG GAGGTGTTTTCAAGTTGGAACTATTTTTGCCTGAAGAATATCCAATGGCTGCTCCAAAG GTTCGATTCCTAACCAAGATATATCATCCTAACATTGACAAG CTTGGAAGGATATGCCTTGATATTCTGAAAGACAAGTGGAGTCCGGCTCTCCAAATTCGAACTGTACTTTTGAG cATTCAAGCACTTCTGAGTGCCCCAAATCCTGATGATCCTCTCTCCGAGAACATTGCAAAGCACTGGAAAACAAATGAGGCAGAAGCTGTTGAAACAG CAAAGGAATGGACGCGTTTATATGCGAGTGGTGCATGA
- the LOC123230086 gene encoding ubiquitin-conjugating enzyme E2 36-like isoform X1, producing MASSNLPRRIIKETQRLLSEPGEILDYLSTCFTFQFICFSVSFFEFCAFRFVSLGFGELILWFLDTAPGISASPSEDNMRYFNVMILGPTQSPYEGGVFKLELFLPEEYPMAAPKVRFLTKIYHPNIDKLGRICLDILKDKWSPALQIRTVLLSIQALLSAPNPDDPLSENIAKHWKTNEAEAVETAKEWTRLYASGA from the exons ATGGCTAGCAGTAATCTCCCCCGACGAATCATCAAG GAAACTCAGCGTCTCCTTAGTGAACCAGGTGAAATACTTGATTACCTTTCCACTTGTTTTACCTTTCAATTTATTTGCTTTAGCGTTTCCTTTTTTGAGTTCTGTGCGTTTAGGTTTGTTTCTTTGGGTTTCGGTGAGTTGATTTTGTGGTTTTTGGATACAGCTCCCGGGATAAGTGCTTCACCGTCCGAGGATAATATGCGTTACTTCAATGTGATGATTCTTGGACCAACCCAATCCCCTTATGAAG GAGGTGTTTTCAAGTTGGAACTATTTTTGCCTGAAGAATATCCAATGGCTGCTCCAAAG GTTCGATTCCTAACCAAGATATATCATCCTAACATTGACAAG CTTGGAAGGATATGCCTTGATATTCTGAAAGACAAGTGGAGTCCGGCTCTCCAAATTCGAACTGTACTTTTGAG cATTCAAGCACTTCTGAGTGCCCCAAATCCTGATGATCCTCTCTCCGAGAACATTGCAAAGCACTGGAAAACAAATGAGGCAGAAGCTGTTGAAACAG CAAAGGAATGGACGCGTTTATATGCGAGTGGTGCATGA